TGGTTTTCGGTCACGTGCTGGGCGGCGTGGCGCATCAACTCTTCGCGGGTCAGGTGCAGCAGCTTGGGTTCGGCCTTTTCCGCCTCCTTGCGCCAGGCTTCGAAGCTGGCGGCGTCCACCACTTCCGCCGGCACGCGCTCGCTGTAGAAGGCGTACAACGCTTCCTCGTCCACCAGCACGTCCTGGCGGCGCGCCTTGTGCTCCAGTTGCTCCACCTCGCGGATCAACTGCTGGTTGCGTTGGAAGAAGGGTGCGTTGCTGACGTATTCCATATTCACCAGCGCGCCGCGGATGAACAGTTCACGCGCCTCTTCCGGCGCGATGCGACCGTAGCTGACGGCGCGGCGCGGGATCAGCGTCAGGCCGTACAGCGTGACGCGCTCGCTGGCCACCACTTCGCCGCGGCTCTTTTCCCAGTGCGGTTCGAAGTAGTGGTACTTCACCAGGTGCGGCGCCAGCTTCTCCACCCACTCCGGCTCGATCTTGGCCACGCAGCGGGCGTAGAGGCGGGTGGTTTCCACCAGTTCGGCCGCCACCAGCCACTTGGGCTTGGCCTTTTTCAGGCCGGAGCCGGGGAAGACATGGAAGGCCACGCCGCGCGCGCCCTGGTAGTCGTCGCCTTCCTGGTTCTTCATGCCGATATTGCCGATCAGGCCGGTCACCAGCGCCTTGTGCAGGTTCTCGTAGGCGACGGCGTCCACTTGCTGGCGCTTCTTGGCCGACATCTGCGCGTCCGGCTGTTCGGCGTCGGCATGGGCCTGGTCGCGGGTGATCAGGCCCAGCTCGCTGGCGATCTCGGCCAACTGCGCGTGCAGCTCGCGCCACTCGCGCATCCGCATATACGACAGGAAGTGGTCGTGGCAGGCGTTGACCAGCTGGCGGTTGGATTTCTTGTGCTTGAGCGCGTCGGCGAAGAAGTCCCACAGATGCAGGAAGGACAGGAAGTCCGACTTCTCGTCGTTGAAGCGCGCTTGGGCTTTCTCCGCCGCGTCGCGCGCCTCGAACGGCCGCTCGCGCGGGTCTTGTATGCTCAAGGCCGCTGCGATGATCAGCACCTCGCGCGCGCAGTGGTAGTCGCGGCCGGCCAACAGCAGGCGGCCCACTTTCGGGTCCACCGGGATGCGCGCCAGCTCCTTGCCCACCGGGGTGAGCTCGCCCAGCTCATTGACTGCGCCCAGCTCGGTCAGCACCTGGTAGCCATCGGCCACCAGGCGGCTGGACGGCGCTTCCAGGAAGGGGAATTCGTCCACCTTGCCCAGCCGCAGCGCGGCCATGCGTAGGATGACCGCCGCCAAGTTGGAGCGGACGATTTCCGGATCGGTGAAGGCCGGGCGGGCGTTGAAGTCGTCCTCGGCGTACAGGCGCACGCAGATGCCGGACTCGACGCGGCCGCAACGGCCGGCGCGCTGGCGGGCGGCCGCCTGCGACACCTTCTCCACCTGCAATTGCTCCACCTTGGCGCGCGGGCTGTAGCGGTTGATGCGCGCCAGGCCGGTGTCGATCACGTATTTGATGCCGGGCACCGTCAGCGAGGTTTCCGCCACATTGGTGGCCAGCACGATGCGGCGGCCGCCGGACGGCTTGAAGATCTTCTGCTGGTCCTCGTTGGACAGCCGGGCGAACAGCGGCAGGATCTCGTAGCCGCGGATGCCGGACTTGCGCAGCTTCTCCGCCGTCTCGCGGATTTCGCGCTCGCCGGGCAGGAAGACCAGCATGTCGCCGGGGCCCTGGCGCGACAACTCGTCCGCCGCGTCGACGATGGCGTCCTCCATCTCCATCTCGCGCTCATCCTCATCGCGCTGCTTCAGCGGGCGGTAGCGCACTTCCACCGGGTAGGTGCGGCCGGACACCTCGATCACCGGCGCGCCGTCGAAGTGCTTGGAGAAGCGGTCGGCGTCGATGGTGGCGGAGGTGATGATGATCTTCAGGTCCGGCCGGCGCGGCAGCAGCTGCTTCAGGTAGCCCAGCAGGAAGTCGATGTTCAGGCTGCGCTCGTGCGCCTCGTCGATGATGATGGTGTCGTACGCTTCCAGGTAACGGTCGGTCTGAGTCTCCGCCAGCATGATGCCGTCGGTCATAAGCTTGATCACCGATTTTTCCGACAGCTTGTCGGTGAAGCGCACCTTGAAGCCGACATGCTCGCCCAATTGAGAACCCAGCTCTTGCGCAATCCGCGTCGCCACCGAGCGCGCGGCCAGCCGGCGCGGCTGGGTGTGGCCGATCAGGCCGAACACGCCGCGGCCCAGCTCCAGGCAGATCTTGGGCAGCTGGGTGGTTTTGCCGGAGCCGGTCTCGCCGCAGATGATCACCACCTGGTGCTTGTCTATCGCCGTTTTGATGTCGGCCAGCTTCTGGTTGACCGGCAGCGCGTCGTCGAACTGGGGCTTGGGCAAGTGCGCGCGTCGCGCGTCGGCGCGGCTGCGCGAGCGTTCCACCTGGCCGGCGATGTCAGCCAGCAGCTTGTCGGCGGGCTGGTTCTTCTTCAGCCGGTCGGCGGCGTCGGCGAGCTTGCGGCGCAGGAGGTGGCGGTCGCGGATCAGGCAGGAGGACAGGGCGGATTTCAGGTCGGCGAGGATGGCGGCAGGTGTCATCGGCTAAAGAACGGAGGATTGCGTAAGCCGCGGATTATAACAGAGCGGACCTCAAACGCCGGGGCGCTTATTTCGGCAGCGGGGCGTCCAGCGCCTCCCGCAGCCGCCGCGCCAGCGCGGGCGCCTGCTCGGCCGGCACATTGGCGAAGCCCAGCAGCAGCGCCGGAGGATGGCCGCACTCCAGGCTGAAGGCGGACAGCGGCTGGCCCGCCAATCCGCAGGCGCTCAGGCGCGCCGCCGCCGCGCGGTCGTCTTCGCCGTCGGGCAGCCAGGCGGTCAGTTGCAGGCCGACCGCCTGGCCGTCCAGCCGCAGCCGCGCGCCGCATTCGGCTTGCAAGGCGGCGGCCAGCGCGGCGCGGCGCTGGGCGTAGAGCGCGCGCATCCGCTTGATGTGGCGAGCGAAGTGGCCCTGATCCAGGAAGTCGGCGGTTGTCGCCTGATCCAGGATGGACGGCGCGGGGGAGAGCAAATTGCAGGCTTCGGCGAAACGCGCCGCCACGTCGGGCGGCGCCACCAGATAGCCCAGGCGCAGCCCGGGAAACAGGGTTTTGCTGAAGCTGCCGATGTAGAGCGCCCGGCCGGAGCGGTCCAGGCTGCTGAGCGCGGGAAGCGGCGGGCCGTCGTAGCGGAATTCGCCGTCGTAGTCGTCTTCGACGATCCAGGCCTGCCGCCGCGCGGCCCAGTCCAGCAGTTCCAGCCGGCGCGGCAGCGATAGCGTGACCCCCAGCGGCGAATGGTGGGAGGGCGTGCAGTAGGCCATTCGCGCGTCGGGTTCGCGTCGGATGGCCTCATCCACGCGCAATCCATCCTGATCCACAGGCGCAGGCGCAAGCCTGGCGCCGGCCAGCCGCAGCGCGCCGCTGGCGCGGAAGTAGCCGGGGTCTTCCATCCAGACCGGGTCGCCGGGCCGCAGCAGCACGCGGGCTGCAAGGCCCAGCGCGCTCTGGAAGCCGCTGGTGATGAACACCTGGCTGGCGGTGCAATGGATGCCGCGGAACAAGGCCAGATGGCGGACGATGGCCTCGCGCAGCGGCGGATAGCCGGCCGGGTCCGGGTAGTTCAGCCCCGCCAGAGACAAGGCCCGGGCGCGGCGGCCGGCCAGCCGCGCCCACAGCTTGCGGGGGAAGGCGTCCAGCGCGGGCAGGCCAAGCTGGAAGGGCCTCGGCGGCGCGGGCTCGCTCGAATCCGTCGGGTTTGGCTTCGGAGCCGTTGCCGCGGGCGGCGGCGGGGCGGGGCGGCGCATCTCCAGCAAGGGATGGACCACGGTGCCGGCGGCGGCGCGGCTGAGCAGAAAACCTTCCGCCAGCAATTGGCCGTAGGCCTGGTCGACGGTGCCGCGCGAGATGCCTAGGGCGGCGGCCAGCACCCGCGTGGCCGGCAGGCGGGCACCCGGCGGCAGTTGGCCGGCCAGGATGGCCTCGCGGATGCGCAGATAGAGCTGGCGATGCAGCGGCGACGCGTGGCCGCGCAGCAATTCGAACTGGAAGGTGGCAGGAATCATGGCCTATGGGTTTTGACGGGTTTTGGCACTCACCATTGTGCCATGACGACAGTATCTTGTCGGGAAGCCAACATGCCGACCGACAAGGAATGACAATGAATCATCAAGACGCCGCATCCCGCGCCCGGGCGTTCCGCCGCCTGCATCAAGGCCAGCGGCCGCTGCTGCTGCCCAATGTCTGGGACGCCTTGAGCGCCCGCGTGTTCGAACAGGCCGGCTTTTCCGCCTTGGCCACCAGCAGCGCGGCGGTGGCGTGGTCGCTAGGCTATCGAGACGGCGGCGAACTGCCGCGCGAGGAGTTGCTGGCCGCCGTCGCCCGCATCGCCAGGGTGCTGAAGGCGCCGCTGAGCGTGGACCTCGAAGACGGTTTCGGCGATACGCCGGACAAGGTGGCGGAGACTGTCACGGCAGTGATCCGCGCCGGCGCGGCCGGCATTAATTTGGAGGATGGCCGCTGCGACGCCGCAGGCCGCTTCTCCCTGCGCGGCGCGGACGAGATGCGCGAACGCCTGCAGGCCGCCCGCGCCGCGGCGGACGCGCTGGACGTCCCCATCTTCATCAATGCCCGCAGCGATCTGTTCCTGCATGGCGAAGGCCCGGCTGACGCCCGTTTCGACGAGACGCTGGCGCGGGCGCGGCTGTATCTGGACAGCGGGGCCGACGGCGTCTTCCCCATCGGGCTGTCCGATCCCGCACTGCTGGCGAAGCTGTGCGCGGCGGTGCCGGCGCCGGTGAACGCTGCCGCGATGCCGGGCCTGCCCGGTCTGGCCGAGCTGTCGGCGTTGGGCGTGGCGCGGGTCAGCACCGCCATCGGCCCGGCGCTGGCAGCGATGCAGACGTTGCAGCAAGTCGCGCAAGCGCTGCGCGACGCGGGCGACCTGTCGGTCTTGAGCGCTCCGCTTTCCTATGCCGACGCCCAGGCGCTGTTCGCGCCGCGCGGCTGAGCCGAATCCTTTCAAGAATCTCATTAGGAGCATTGAATATGTCCCGTTTCATCGACTACCCGACGCTCGCGCCGCAAGGCTACCAGGCGCAAATGGCGCTGGAGCGCTACATCCGCGGCAGCGGCCTCGATCACGCGCTGCTGGAACTGGTGAAGACCCGCGTGTCGCAGCTGAACGGCTGCGCCTTCTGCATCGACATGCACACCAAGGACGCGCGCGCCGCCGGCGAAACCGAGCAGCGCTTGTACCTGCTTTCGGCCTGGCGCGAGGCGTCGTGCTACACCGAGCGCGAGCGCGCCGCGCTGGCCTGGGCCGAAGCGCTGACGCGGGTGGCATCGGGTCATCCGGAAGAGGCGCTGCGGACTGAGCTGGCGCGGCATTTCGACGACAAGGAAGCCGTCGATCTGACCTGGGCCATCGTCGCGATCAACGGCTGGAACCGCGTGTCCATCGGCTGCAACACGCCAGCGGGAGGGTATCAGCCGGGCCAATACGCGCTCTGAAGCCCGGCTGGCCGGAGTAAAGAGGCCTGCGCCATCGGCGGCGCAGGCCATTTCCGCGTCAGAACGCGTAGCTCAAGCCCACGCCCGCGCTGAGCCGGAACCGAGTGCCGCCCAGGTCGTGGTCCAGTTTCTGCCGCGCCGCGGCCAGGTCTGCCGCGGCGATGCCGCCGGCCGGATTCAGCGTGGCTTTGCCGCCGAAACGCAGTTGCGCCCCCAGATCGGCGGTGACGCGCCAGCGGGACGCTTCCGGCAGCGTGAAATCCCAGCCCGCGCCCAGATACGCGCCCAATTGCCGGTACTCTACCTTGCCGTTCAACGGACCCGCGGCCGATGCGGCGTAGGTGTTGCCGTTGAGAGTGTAGTTGCCCGCGCCGTCGGCCGAAAACGCCAAGTCGTCCCGGGGCTTGCCGGACAGCAGCAGCCCGCCGGTCAGGCGGAAGCCGCTGCCGCGCGCCGGACGCCAGTCCAGGCTCGCGGCCAGCCCGGGGTTGGCCTGTGATTTCAGCTGGTAGGGCGAGCCATCCAGGCTCTTGTCCTGCCGGTAGCGGAAGGTGTCGGCGATGCCGACGCGCAGGTCCAGAGCGTCGTTCAGCGCGTAGCCGACGCCCAGCTCGGCGCCGGTGCCTATCTTGCCGTAGCCGAAACTGTCCGCGGCGCGGGCGGCGGGAAGATGCAGCGACAGCAGGGCCAAGGCGGCCAGGGCGGAATGCCGTTTCATTTTGTCGTCCTTTCTCGGGTGGATGGCCGTGGGGCCGGATGCCGCATTGTCGGCGGGCCGGGGCGGCGCGCGCATGTGCCGGAAGATAGAGGCCGCGGACATGACTAACGGCACTGTCGGGCCGATCGGCGTGGCGGCATGCTTGGCCGGGTGAAGAAGGGAGGCCCGCATGCAGGATGGCTTGAGATGGGCGGCGCGCCCGCTGGCGCGCGCCGGCTGGGAAATAGGGAGGAATGCCGGCGGCATCGAGCCGGCCTTGTGCTACGCTGTCGGCTGCTGCGCGGTTCTGGCCGCGCTGGTTCCTTTCATGCGCCGGAATGCCGATTCGATGTCCGTCTTGCTCAATGCCGCCGCGCTCCGTCCCGGCCTGTTTCGCCGCGCCCTGCTGCTGGCTTGCTTGTTGATGTTGGCGGCCGGCGCGATCGACCTCGCGCAAGCGCCCGCGCCGCTGTTGAACGCCCAGGCCGATTCCTGGCTATGGCCGGCGCGGCTGGCGCGCGCCTTCTCAGGCAGTCTGACCTTGCCGGACGCGGCGGCGCTGGTGCTCGCGGGGTTGATCGCGCTGTTCATGCTGGCGCTTTGGCGCTGCCTGCGCGACGGGGGGCCGCCGGCGCGCTTGTGGCCGTGGCTGGCGGCGCAGATGCTGATCGCCGCGGCGCTGGAAACGTGGACCGAGCCCGGCCTCGGCTACCTGGTGGCGGCGGAGCTGGCTTTTCTGCTGCCGTGGCGCGCGGCGGCGGCGGGGGCCTTGCTGCAGGCCGCGCTGATCGATGCGGCGCTGCTGCCTTATCTGGCGCGGGTGGGAGACGGCCATCCGGCCTGCAATCTGCCCGGGGCCTTGCCGCCGCCGTTCTGGTCCATGGCGGCGCTGGATTGGCTGCAAGGGCTGGTGTTCCAGGCCTTCGCCTTTTGCGTCGGCTACGGCTGGGCCGAGGCGAGGCGCGGCAGTCGGCGGCAGGAAGCCGCCAACGCCGAGCTGCAGGCCACCCAGCTGTTGCTGACCGAGGCGGTGCGCGGCGCCGAGCGCGCCCGGATCGCCGATGGCCTGAGGCTGCTGGCGGCGGATCAGCTGGCGGGCTTGCAGCTGCAATTGCGCCTGGTCCGGGCGAAGCCGGGAGACGCGGCGGACGGCGACATCGAGGCCGCCAGCGAAGCGGCGCGGCTGCTGGACGAGGAGTTGCGCGCCGCCGGCCGGCCGGAAGCGGCCGGCCCGTTCGACTTGCCCGGCGCGCTGGCCACGCTGTGCCGCGGCATTCCGTCGCCGGCGGTCAGGCTGGACATCGCCGACGGGCTGCTCCTGGACGAGCCGGCGCTGGCCCATGCGGTTTTCCGTTGCGTGCAGGAGGCCTTGAGCAATGCCTTGCGCCATTCCGGCGCGGCGCGCGCCGCAGTGAGGCTGGAGCCGGCGCGCGGCGGCGTAGCGGTCACGGTCAGCGACAACGGCCGCGGGCTGGACGCCGCTGCGGCGGAACGGAGCGGCCATGGCCTGGCCGGCATGCGCGAGCGGGTGGAGGCAAGGGGCGGCACGCTGGACATCCTGTCGCCGCAGGCGGGCGGCTGCTGCCTGCGCGTCTGGCTGCCGCTGGCGGGAGGCGAGCGATGAGAGGGGACGCGCCGCCATCGCCGCTGGCATGGTTTCGAGCGGTCGCGCTGCTGTCCTGCCTGGCGCTGTGGCTGCGGCAAGCGCTGCCGCTGGCATGGCTGGGCCAGGGGGGCCTGTCCCATCTGCGCCAGCGCTTGCTGTTGCTGCTGGGGCCGACGGCGGAGCTGTGGCTGGCGCAGGCGGCCTACGGGCTGGGCTTCGCCGGGTTCGGCTGGATGTTGTGGCGCTGCGCCGCCGCGGGCGGGAAAGCGCCGCTGCCGGCGGCGAGGGCCGCCTTGCTGGCGGGCCAGGTCGCGCTGGCGCTGCTGATCGACGACAAGCTGTTGTACTTGACGGCGGCGGAGCTGGCGCTGCTGCTGCCCTGGCGGGCAGCCTGGACGGCGCTGGGCGCGCAACTGGCCTTGATGGCGCTGGCTTGCGCGTGGCAGGCGCAGCGCCTGGACGGGCGCGAGTTGACCTGCAATGTCAGCGGCTCCGAGGTTCAGGCGCCGACGCTGCAGCGGCAGCGGGGGCAGTTGTGGCTGGACGCGGCGCTGGGGGGCGGCTTTCAGTTGCTGACGTTCGGCGTGGGCTGCCTGGGCGCGGCCGAGCGGCGGCGGCGTGAGCGGCTGGAGGCCACCCACGCCAGCCTGCTGGCCGCGCGGCAATTGCTGGCCGGCGCCGCGGGCAATGGCGAACGCTTGCGCGTGGCGCGCGAGCTGCACGACGGCATGGGGCATCACCTTTCCGCTCTGAATCTGCAACTGGAGCTGATGCTGAGGCGCGGCGCGGGCGAGGCGGCGCCTCCGCTGCGGGAAGCGCGGCAGGCGGCGCGGCAACTGCTGGCCGAGGTGAGGTCCATGGTCGGCGCGGAGCGCAGCGGCCGGGCCGCGCCCTTGCAGGCCGCGCTGCGCCGCCTGTGCGAGGGGAGGCGGATAGCGGCCGACATCGCGCCGCTGGCGGCGTCGGACGAGCTGGCCTGGCGGGTGTTCGCGGCGGCGAGGGACGGATTGGACGCGCTGGGCGATCGCCCGGGCAGGCTGAGCCTGTTCGTCACGGAAGACGGCGGCGCGGCGCTGAGCCTGGGCCGTCTGGATGGAAAGGACGAGGGATGGACCAAGGTATTCCGGGAGGCCGGAGCGTGATCCGCGTCGGCGTGGTGGACGATCAGGCTCTGGTTCGCAGCGGCGTTCGCGGTCTGCTGGAATTGACCAGCGACATCCAGGTGATGCTGGAAGCCGCCGACGGCGCCGAGGCGCTGGAGCGGCTGACGGTGGCTCGGCCCGATGTGCTGTTGCTGGATGTGAGGATGCCCGGCATGTCGGGCATAGATGTGCTGCGCGCGTTGAACGGCAGGGAATGCCTGCCGCCCACCATCCTGTTGACCACCTTCGACGACGACGAGGCGCTGCTGGCCGGCATGCGCGCCGGCGCGCGTGGCTTTCTGTTGAAGGATATCTCGCTGGAGCGGCTGGCGGAGGCGATACGCCGGGTGGCGGCGGGGGAGACGCTGTTTCGTCCGGCGCTGACCGAGCGGGTGCTGGAGGGCGTGCGCGGCGGCGCGGCCGATTTCCCGGCGCTGGACTTGCCGGAGCGGCTGACCGGCAGAGAGCTCGAAGTGCTGGCGCTGATGGCCGGCGGCTTCAACAACCGCGAGATCGCCGACGCGCTGGGGCCGAGCGAGGGCACGATCAAAAATCACGTCTCCAGCATCCTGTCCAAGCTCGGCGTGCGCGACCGGGTGCGCGCGGTGCTGCGCGGGCTGGAGCTCGGTTGCATCTGAGCTCCCGTCCGGTTTCAGGCCCAGTGAGGCTCGCGCCTGTCCGCAGCATCTGTGAGCCGGCTGGAATGCTGCGGCTGGCTGACAGCCTGGTGCAGCTTGTCCATTTGCGCGTCCAGCCGGCGGATGGCTTCGGCGATGTTGCCGGTTTCGCCTGACAGGCTGCGCGTCGCCTCGCCGACGGCGACGATGTCGCCGGCGAACTGGGCGAAGCCCTGATTCTGGCTGGCCTCGGCTTGCGACACTTGCTGCAGCAGGCCGGCCAGTTCGCCGGCGCCGTCTATGATGCCGGACAGCTGGCGCTGAGCTTCCCGGGCATGCTCGCGGCCGGCGCGCATCTGCTGGTTGCCGTCGCGCATCGCCACCAGCGCCTCGTTGGTGCCGTCGACAATTACCCGGATCTTGCCTTCGATGTCCTGGGTGGCGTTCTGGGTGCGTTCGGCCAGTTTTCTCACCTCATCGGCCACCACCGCGAAGCCGCGGCCGGTTTCGCCGGCGCGGGCCGCTTCGATGGCGGCGTTCAGCGCCAGCAGGTTGGTCTGGTCGGCGATGTCGCGGATCATCTGCACGATGCCGCTGACCTCGGCGCTGCGCTGGCCCAGCGCTTCCAGCTTGCCGGCGGCGTGGCCTATCACTTCGCCGGCGCGGCCCAGCTGCGACACCGCCTGGTCCATCGCCTTGCCGCCTTCGCGCGCGGCCTCGCCCGAGTCCTGCGCCAGCTGGGTGGCGGAGGTGGATTGCTCGGCGTTTTGGCTGGTGACCACCGCCATCTGTTGGGCGATCACCACCATGTCGTCTGCTCGGCCGCGCTGGTCGGCCATGGTTTTGGCCATGCTGCCGGTGCTGGAGGCGATCTGGCGGCTGGCGCCGGAGGCGTCGCGGATCGAATGGCTGATTTGCTCCATCATCCGCGCCAGCGCCTCGCCGGCTTGCTCGGCTTCCCGGCGCGCGCCTTCCAGCTTCTCGAAGCTCTTGCTCTTGGCCTTGTCGAAGGCCAGCGCCAAGACCAGCACCACCAGCGACAGGCCGGCCAGCGACTTGGCCTGCAGCTTGGGCAGCTCTTCGCGGGGCAGCGGGCTCTTGGGCAGGGCATCGATGCCGGACAGCCACATCACGACGCCGACGGCGGCCAGCGACATCGCCAGCCAGAACATGCCGGAGCGGCGGGTGGCGATGAATACGGCGGTGAACGGGATGGCGGCGAACCACATCAGGCTGGTGGAAAGGATGCCGCCGTTGACGCACACCATCCAGCACACCATCGCGTACATGCAGCTGGTGATGAATTCGGCGGTGAAGCGCACCGCGCCGCTCAGCTTCAGCAGAAAGGGGCCGAACAGCAGGCCCAGTCCGCCCAGCGCGATGCCCTCGGCCATAGGGTAGTGGCCCAGCATCAGGTATTCGGCGGCGAACAAGGGCGCCATCAGGCCGGCCAGCAGGCCGACCCCTACCACAGTGCGCGCCCGTATCGTTTGTTCCGGGATTTGCCGGACGCCGTCCGGGATGAACCATTCGGTGATGGCCTGTATCGACATGGATTCCCCTCCAAGATTGTTCCGTTTGCTGAGCACGCTGATTTGTAATGGTTTTCTCGAGGCCGCGCGCCGTGCAGAACTTTAAAACAAATGTTTGATTGGAGGCAATATGCCGATGGGGTTGAGGCTAGCCGGCAACCAGCAGCGGCACGCCGCTGGCTGCCAAATGGGCGCGCCTGGCGGGATCAGCGTCCGGCTCCACGATCAGGGTGCCGATGTCGGACAGCGGCGCGACGATGAAGGGAGACGCGGTTTCCAGCTTTTCATTGGTGACCGCCAGCACGGTATGGCCGCATTGCTCCACCAGCTGGCGCTTGAACGAGGCTTCATCGGCCAGCACCGTGCCCACGCCCAGTTCACAGTCCACCGAGCAGGTGCCGAGAAAACAGATGTCCGGCCGCATGGTGTCCAGCATCCGGGTGGCGACGGTGCCCAGCGCGTCGCCGCTCTGGTGGTTGAGGCTGCCGCCCAGCACCAGCACTGACAGCTGCTTCTGGCCGAACAGCGCGGCGGCGATGGGGATGGAATTGGTGGCCACCGTCAGCGCCAGTTGTTCCGGCAAGGCGCGCGCGATTTCCAGATTGGTGGTGCCGCCGTCCAGGAACACGAATTGGCCGGGCCTGAGCAAGCGCACCGCGGCGGCGGCCAGCCTGGCCTTGCGCTCGGTGTTTTCGTGGCGGCGCTGCTGAAAGCCGTGGCGGTTGGGCGTCAGCGCGATGGCGCCGCCGTAGACGCGCTGGCAGGCGCCGTCCGCGGCCAGCTCGCGCAGGTCGCGGCGTATCGAGTCCTCGGATACGCCCAGGGTGGCGGCCAGCTCGCCGGCATAGACCCGGCCGTGCAGCCGCAGTTGCTGGCGTATGTATTGATGCCGGTCGGAGGGCTGGCTGGCGCCGCTGCGTTCTTTGCTCATGATGCGGATGGGAAAATAGTGTGCCGGAAGTCTTGCACGATCTGGCGCGTCAGGTCAAAAATCAGGCATGTTTTTCACTTATTCTTGCATGATTGTTTGCCTGTTTGTGCATGATCGTGCAAAATCAGGATAATGCACACATGGAGGTTCTGCTATGCGATTCATCGTTTCCGATCTGGACGGCACCTTGCTGGACAAGAACGCGCAATTGGCCGGCGAGACGCGCGAGGCGTTGCGGGAAGCGCTGCGCCGCGGCATGGGCATCGCCATCGCCACCGGTCGGCATGAGCGCCAGGTGCGGAAACTATGGCCGGAAGACCTGCCGCCGGTGCCGGTGATCAGCGCCAACGGGGCTCGCATCCACCTGGCGGATGGTTCGCTGCTGCATCAAAGCCGGCTGGCGCAGCCGCTGCTGGCCAGGCTGCTGCGGCCGGAACTGATCCGGGAAACCGAGCTGGGCGTCTACCGCGACGACTGCATCATGGCCTACCACAGCAAGCGCGAGTTCAGCCATTACACCGGCGAGGTCACGGAAATCGAGGATCTGGCGGGTTTTCAGGCCGACGACGTGTCCAAGGTGATCTTCTGCGGCACGCCGGAGCAACTGAAGGAAGTGGAGGCGGACATCGCGCGCGAGCTGGGCGACGAGGTGTCCATGACCTATTCCCACATCTGCTATCTGGAAGTGATGGCGCCGGGCGTGCACAAGGGCAGCGCGCTAGCCTTGCTGCTGGCGCATCTGGGCGTCGAGGCGCGGGAGTGCGCGGCCTTCGGCGACAATCTGAACGATGCCGAGATGCTGGCCTTGGCCGGCCTGCCGCACGTGATGGCCAACGCGCATCCGGAATTGAAGCGCCGCCTGCCGGACGCGCCGGTGATAGGTGATCATGACCAGGCAGGGGTGGCGAGGCAGCTGGCGCGGCTGCTGCAACGGGAAAACAGTTTGGCTTGATTGGACGCAAGCCATGAAAAACGGCCCGGAAGGGCCGTTTTTCATGGGGCGTGACGCCGCTTACCTGGCGGGAGTCTGCTCCGCCTGCAAGGCGGTCAGGGCGATGGTGTAGACGATGTCGTCCACCAGCGCGCCGCGCGACAGATCGTTGACCGGCTTGCGCAGGCCTTGCAGCATCGGGCCAACCGACACCACGTTGGCGGAGCGCTGCACCGCCTTGTAGGTGGTGTTGCCGGTGTTCAGGTCCGGGAACACGAACACGGTGGCGCGGCCGGCGACCTGGCTGTCCGGGGCCTTCTGGCGGCCGACGGATTCCACCGAGGCGGCGTCGTACTGCATCGGGCCGTCGATCAGCAGGTCCGGGCGCTTTTCCTGGGCGATGCGGGTGGCTTCGCGCACCTTCTCCACGTCGCTGCCGCTGCCGGAAGATCCGGTGGAGTAGGAAATCATCGCCACGCGCGGGGTGATGCCGAAGGCGACGGCGGAGTCGGCGGACTGGATGGCGATGTCGGCCAGCTGTTCCGCGGTCGGGTCAGGATTCACCGCGCAGTCGCCGTACACGTACACCTGTTCCGGCATCAGCATGAAGAACACCGAGGACACGATGCTGGAGCCCGGCGCGGTCTTGATCAGCTGCAGCGCCGGACGGATGGTGTTGGCGGTGGTGTGCACGGCGCCGGAAACCAGGCCGTCCACTTCGTTCATCGCCAGCATCATGGTGCCCAGCACCACGGTGTCTTCCAGCTGCGCCAGCGCCATCGGTTCGTTCAGGCCCTTGCCCTTGCGCAGCTCGACCATCGGCGCCACGTATTGGCCGCGGATTTCGTTCGGATCCAGAATCTCGACCGATTCCGGCAGCGTCACGCCTTGGGCTTCGGCCACTTGCAGGATTTCGGCGCGGTTGCCCAGCAGCACGCAGCGGGCGATGCCTTTT
This genomic window from Chromobacterium phragmitis contains:
- the hrpA gene encoding ATP-dependent RNA helicase HrpA encodes the protein MTPAAILADLKSALSSCLIRDRHLLRRKLADAADRLKKNQPADKLLADIAGQVERSRSRADARRAHLPKPQFDDALPVNQKLADIKTAIDKHQVVIICGETGSGKTTQLPKICLELGRGVFGLIGHTQPRRLAARSVATRIAQELGSQLGEHVGFKVRFTDKLSEKSVIKLMTDGIMLAETQTDRYLEAYDTIIIDEAHERSLNIDFLLGYLKQLLPRRPDLKIIITSATIDADRFSKHFDGAPVIEVSGRTYPVEVRYRPLKQRDEDEREMEMEDAIVDAADELSRQGPGDMLVFLPGEREIRETAEKLRKSGIRGYEILPLFARLSNEDQQKIFKPSGGRRIVLATNVAETSLTVPGIKYVIDTGLARINRYSPRAKVEQLQVEKVSQAAARQRAGRCGRVESGICVRLYAEDDFNARPAFTDPEIVRSNLAAVILRMAALRLGKVDEFPFLEAPSSRLVADGYQVLTELGAVNELGELTPVGKELARIPVDPKVGRLLLAGRDYHCAREVLIIAAALSIQDPRERPFEARDAAEKAQARFNDEKSDFLSFLHLWDFFADALKHKKSNRQLVNACHDHFLSYMRMREWRELHAQLAEIASELGLITRDQAHADAEQPDAQMSAKKRQQVDAVAYENLHKALVTGLIGNIGMKNQEGDDYQGARGVAFHVFPGSGLKKAKPKWLVAAELVETTRLYARCVAKIEPEWVEKLAPHLVKYHYFEPHWEKSRGEVVASERVTLYGLTLIPRRAVSYGRIAPEEARELFIRGALVNMEYVSNAPFFQRNQQLIREVEQLEHKARRQDVLVDEEALYAFYSERVPAEVVDAASFEAWRKEAEKAEPKLLHLTREELMRHAAQHVTENQFPEWLELEDGKLKLRYRFEPKHPLDGVTIDVPLAILNRLQPAAFEWLVPGMIRDKLQQLIKGLPKQIRRCCVPVPDFITRFLLANPDQQQPIAPQLARFILRETGGVKVDIDAFNQQELPEHMLFNFRVIDDGKQEIGMGRDLIALQKQFGQAAQLTFRDTSAEFERDDVKAWDFGELPESIQFARGRQQLTGYPALTLEEERIAIRLFDTQDVAEKHHRKGVIRLLQLQLKEQMKQLGKGLPGMTQIALQLRAVANADDLLADAIAAICDRAFIGEDALPRNEKAFNDQKNRARTRLPAVIQAVAQYLQQIAAEYVPLCNKMQKHKLGYELKQQMDKLVFKGFLDSTPWSQLPHLPRYMKAMSMRMDKQPSNPQRDGQRGAEIRGLWQQWEQRVAEQQEQGEPAQAVLDYRWMLEELRVSLFAQELKTPYPVSVKRLQKVWSELPR
- the pdxR gene encoding MocR-like pyridoxine biosynthesis transcription factor PdxR, giving the protein MIPATFQFELLRGHASPLHRQLYLRIREAILAGQLPPGARLPATRVLAAALGISRGTVDQAYGQLLAEGFLLSRAAAGTVVHPLLEMRRPAPPPPAATAPKPNPTDSSEPAPPRPFQLGLPALDAFPRKLWARLAGRRARALSLAGLNYPDPAGYPPLREAIVRHLALFRGIHCTASQVFITSGFQSALGLAARVLLRPGDPVWMEDPGYFRASGALRLAGARLAPAPVDQDGLRVDEAIRREPDARMAYCTPSHHSPLGVTLSLPRRLELLDWAARRQAWIVEDDYDGEFRYDGPPLPALSSLDRSGRALYIGSFSKTLFPGLRLGYLVAPPDVAARFAEACNLLSPAPSILDQATTADFLDQGHFARHIKRMRALYAQRRAALAAALQAECGARLRLDGQAVGLQLTAWLPDGEDDRAAAARLSACGLAGQPLSAFSLECGHPPALLLGFANVPAEQAPALARRLREALDAPLPK